The Mucilaginibacter mallensis genome has a segment encoding these proteins:
- a CDS encoding efflux transporter outer membrane subunit: MKTRYFLLTLTGLIIMASCNVSQHYKRPNVTAENLYRDSTQADTNSIANLPWRSLFADTVLQNLIQEGIDHNLNLQTAILKIAEANASLKESKAAYFPTLSAGATVTKAKSSQAAQSFPAGLGIDLNTTTYQANLSASWTVNVWGQLSSLKRQAIANFLESDASKRAVQTALVANIANDYYTLLSYDQQLAITRQTVKNNIQDVETNKSLLKANVVTGAAVVQSEANRYAAEITIPDLETSIRQTENALCILLGRGPGPIKRLTMEEQTPVETLNTGLSTQLLKNRPDIQQSEFAFMAAFENTNVAHSYFYPTLTITAEGGLSTLQLKDLFNNSIFYNLVGGLTQPIFNQGQNKARYRIAKAQQLEAFNTYQQSILTAGQEVANDLFSYKQALKKVDLRKKELDALEKSVDYTKQLLTYSSATNYTDVLTSEQSLLAAQLASVSDKLQQLQAIVNLYTDLGGGWR, encoded by the coding sequence ATGAAAACAAGATATTTTTTATTAACCCTGACAGGATTGATCATTATGGCATCCTGTAATGTGTCGCAGCATTATAAACGGCCAAATGTAACTGCGGAAAATTTATATCGCGACAGCACGCAGGCAGATACCAACTCTATAGCAAATCTGCCATGGCGGTCGTTATTTGCAGATACGGTATTGCAAAACCTGATACAGGAAGGGATTGATCATAACCTTAACCTGCAAACCGCTATACTAAAAATAGCAGAAGCCAATGCCTCGTTGAAAGAGAGCAAGGCCGCTTATTTTCCAACGCTAAGTGCAGGCGCAACGGTTACTAAAGCTAAATCATCTCAGGCGGCACAGTCGTTCCCAGCCGGATTGGGTATCGATTTGAATACAACTACCTACCAGGCTAACCTGAGCGCCAGCTGGACGGTTAATGTATGGGGCCAGCTCAGTAGTTTAAAGCGGCAGGCTATCGCTAATTTTTTGGAAAGTGATGCATCAAAACGCGCTGTGCAAACGGCACTCGTAGCCAATATTGCCAACGATTATTATACACTTTTATCTTATGATCAGCAGTTAGCTATCACCCGGCAAACCGTAAAAAACAATATTCAGGATGTAGAGACTAATAAGTCGTTACTAAAGGCAAATGTGGTTACCGGCGCAGCTGTAGTGCAAAGCGAAGCAAACAGATATGCTGCCGAGATCACTATTCCTGATCTGGAAACGAGTATAAGACAAACAGAGAATGCATTATGTATTTTGCTCGGTCGCGGGCCGGGGCCAATCAAACGGCTGACCATGGAAGAGCAAACACCTGTTGAAACACTCAATACAGGGCTTTCAACACAATTATTAAAGAACAGGCCTGATATACAGCAATCTGAATTTGCTTTTATGGCGGCTTTTGAGAACACCAATGTTGCTCATTCCTATTTTTATCCAACGCTTACCATAACGGCTGAAGGTGGCTTATCAACATTGCAATTGAAAGATCTGTTCAACAACTCCATCTTCTACAATTTGGTTGGCGGGTTAACGCAGCCCATATTCAACCAGGGACAAAACAAGGCACGTTACCGTATAGCAAAAGCTCAGCAACTGGAAGCCTTTAACACTTATCAACAAAGTATTTTAACGGCCGGACAGGAAGTGGCAAATGATTTATTTTCTTATAAACAAGCATTAAAGAAAGTAGATTTAAGGAAGAAAGAACTCGATGCATTGGAAAAATCGGTGGATTACACTAAACAACTGTTAACCTATAGTTCAGCCACAAACTATACCGATGTTTTAACCTCTGAACAGAGTTTGTTAGCAGCACAATTGGCCAGCGTAAGTGATAAATTACAACAATTGCAGGCTATTGTTAATTTATATACCGACTTAGGCGGAGGTTGGAGATAA
- a CDS encoding efflux RND transporter permease subunit: MIKTFIERPVLSTVISVILVILGLIGLIELPITQYPDIAPPTVVVSAAYSGANADVVLTSVIVPLEEQINGVEGMTYMTSTAADDGSATITIYFALGTNPDIAAVNVQNRVSKAAPLLPAEVTQSGVTTQKQQSSDIMIFSLSSTNKSYDQTFLQNYANINLLPQIKRINGVGDASAFGSKDYSMRIWLKPSVMAAYHLIPDDINAALAEQNVDAAPGKVGENSNQSYQYTLKYKGRLKSVANFENIVIKSTSSGQTLLLKDVARIELGSLDYSGFTTTDGNPSVGIAISQVAGSNAHSLIQQCEATIAGASKSFPPGVKYTSLLNANDFLDESIAKVIHTLVEAFILVFIVVFVFLQDFRSTLIPAIAVPVAIIGTFFFLNLFGFTINLLTLFAMVLAIGIVVDDAIVVVEAVHAKLDQGAKSGKEASISAMRDISGAIVSITLVMAAVFIPVSFISGSSGVFYKQFGLTLAIAIIISAVNALTLSPALCALFLKPHPEGEHKNSSLIQRFYAAFNVGFESVTGKYKRSVHFLTGKKWLAGLIILIFAGIFYFLIKTTATGFVPNEDQGVLFANISLPVGSSLERSTVVAKQVEDIIKKLPEVESTLTITGQSFIAGSGGSYAMVVIKLKPWDKRTGKGEDINSVTGQLFGMTAGIKNAEVIFFAPPTLQGFGINSGFEFQLQDKTGGDINKFNDVSTKFLAELAKRKEIQYATTSFNTKFPQYMINVNVAKCHQAGVTVNSVLSTLQGYYGGVYASNFNEFGKQYRVMMQADANYRSNTASLNDIYVRSDSTSAMAPISEFVTLTKVYGPQSINRFNLYTSIDIQGAPNAGYSSGDAIKAINEVAAQTLPVGYGFEYAGITREEIAGGSQSIYIFILCLIFVYFLLSAQYESYILPFAVLLSLPVGLAGAFIFAKIFGVENNIYLQITLIMLIGLLAKNAILIVEFAVTRRRHGLTLIDAAIEGATARLRPILMTSFAFILGLLPLMLSTGAGAVGNKSIGTGAVGGMLIGTLFGVFVIPILFIVFQGLQERISGKPDVQPAEPIVN; this comes from the coding sequence ATGATAAAGACATTCATTGAAAGGCCGGTATTATCTACCGTAATATCGGTTATACTGGTTATTTTGGGCCTTATTGGGCTGATAGAGCTGCCGATAACCCAATATCCAGACATCGCACCACCTACTGTAGTGGTGTCTGCGGCCTACTCCGGTGCTAACGCCGATGTGGTATTGACCAGCGTAATCGTTCCTTTGGAAGAGCAGATTAACGGTGTGGAAGGCATGACCTACATGACCTCGACCGCAGCTGATGACGGTAGCGCAACCATTACCATTTATTTTGCTTTGGGCACTAATCCGGATATTGCTGCTGTAAACGTGCAGAACCGCGTTTCGAAGGCTGCACCCCTGTTGCCTGCTGAAGTTACCCAGTCAGGTGTAACCACACAGAAACAACAGAGCAGTGACATCATGATCTTTTCATTGTCAAGCACTAATAAGTCATACGATCAAACTTTTTTGCAGAACTATGCTAATATCAATTTGCTGCCGCAAATTAAACGTATAAACGGTGTAGGCGATGCTTCCGCTTTTGGTAGCAAGGATTACTCTATGCGTATTTGGTTGAAGCCAAGCGTTATGGCAGCCTATCATTTGATACCCGATGATATAAACGCCGCTCTTGCAGAACAAAACGTTGACGCAGCGCCCGGAAAGGTTGGTGAAAACAGTAATCAATCCTACCAATATACACTAAAGTACAAAGGGCGTTTAAAATCTGTGGCCAACTTTGAAAACATTGTTATCAAATCAACCAGTAGCGGGCAAACTTTGCTGTTAAAGGATGTGGCCCGCATTGAATTGGGTTCACTCGATTACAGTGGTTTTACGACTACCGATGGTAATCCATCAGTTGGTATAGCTATATCTCAGGTGGCCGGTTCCAATGCACACTCATTGATCCAACAATGCGAGGCAACCATCGCCGGCGCTTCAAAATCTTTTCCGCCGGGCGTAAAGTATACTTCGTTGCTAAATGCCAACGACTTTTTGGATGAATCCATAGCCAAAGTTATTCATACACTGGTAGAGGCGTTCATCCTGGTATTTATCGTGGTATTTGTATTCCTACAGGATTTCCGTTCAACGTTAATTCCAGCAATCGCTGTTCCTGTGGCAATCATTGGTACGTTCTTCTTCCTTAACTTATTTGGTTTTACCATTAACTTACTAACGCTGTTTGCAATGGTATTGGCCATTGGTATTGTGGTTGATGACGCGATCGTCGTCGTCGAGGCGGTACACGCCAAGCTCGACCAGGGCGCCAAATCGGGCAAAGAAGCATCCATAAGCGCTATGCGCGATATTAGCGGGGCCATTGTTTCTATTACCCTGGTAATGGCCGCGGTGTTCATCCCGGTATCGTTCATCTCCGGTTCGTCAGGTGTATTTTATAAGCAATTTGGTTTAACACTGGCCATTGCCATTATCATTTCGGCGGTTAACGCGTTAACTTTGAGCCCGGCGCTTTGCGCCCTGTTCTTAAAACCGCATCCCGAAGGTGAGCATAAGAATTCCAGCTTAATTCAAAGATTTTATGCTGCTTTTAATGTTGGATTTGAATCGGTAACCGGAAAATACAAACGTTCGGTGCATTTTCTTACCGGGAAAAAATGGCTCGCCGGATTGATCATTTTAATTTTTGCCGGCATTTTCTACTTCCTTATAAAAACCACTGCAACCGGTTTTGTGCCGAATGAGGACCAGGGAGTATTGTTCGCCAACATCAGCTTACCTGTAGGTTCATCGCTTGAACGAAGCACGGTAGTTGCCAAACAGGTTGAAGATATCATCAAAAAGTTGCCTGAAGTAGAATCAACCCTAACCATTACCGGGCAAAGCTTTATTGCCGGATCCGGCGGCTCATATGCTATGGTGGTAATTAAGTTAAAACCATGGGACAAGCGTACCGGCAAGGGTGAGGATATAAACAGCGTTACCGGGCAGCTTTTCGGTATGACGGCAGGCATTAAAAATGCCGAGGTCATATTTTTTGCGCCACCTACTTTACAAGGCTTCGGTATCAATAGCGGATTTGAGTTCCAGCTACAGGACAAAACCGGTGGCGATATCAATAAATTCAATGATGTGAGCACTAAATTCCTGGCTGAACTTGCCAAACGCAAGGAAATTCAATATGCTACTACCTCGTTCAACACCAAATTTCCGCAATACATGATCAATGTTAATGTGGCCAAATGCCACCAGGCGGGTGTAACTGTTAACTCAGTATTGAGTACACTGCAAGGTTATTATGGTGGTGTATATGCTTCAAATTTCAACGAATTTGGAAAACAATACCGTGTAATGATGCAGGCTGATGCCAACTATCGTAGCAATACAGCAAGCTTAAATGATATTTATGTGCGAAGCGACAGTACCAGCGCTATGGCTCCCATTTCGGAGTTTGTAACACTTACCAAGGTATATGGCCCGCAATCCATCAACAGGTTCAACCTGTACACTTCTATTGATATACAGGGCGCACCAAATGCTGGTTATAGCTCAGGCGATGCCATTAAGGCTATTAATGAGGTGGCCGCGCAAACGCTACCTGTAGGCTACGGCTTTGAATACGCCGGTATTACCCGGGAAGAGATTGCAGGCGGCAGTCAAAGTATTTACATATTTATACTTTGTCTTATTTTCGTTTATTTCCTGCTTAGCGCACAATATGAAAGCTACATACTGCCATTTGCGGTTCTATTATCGCTGCCCGTGGGCTTGGCCGGGGCCTTCATATTCGCGAAAATATTTGGCGTCGAAAATAACATCTATTTACAGATCACACTTATCATGCTCATCGGCTTGTTAGCCAAAAATGCCATCCTGATTGTTGAATTTGCAGTAACCCGCAGGCGACATGGCCTGACGCTGATAGATGCTGCTATTGAAGGTGCAACCGCAAGGCTGCGCCCCATCCTGATGACCTCATTTGCGTTTATCCTGGGCCTGCTTCCGTTAATGCTGTCAACAGGCGCAGGTGCGGTGGGTAACAAATCAATCGGTACAGGCGCGGTGGGTGGCATGCTCATTGGTACGCTGTTCGGCGTTTTCGTGATCCCTATATTATTCATCGTTTTCCAGGGATTACAGGAAAGGATCAGCGGCAAACCCGATGTTCAGCCTGCGGAGCCGATAGTCAACTAA
- a CDS encoding efflux RND transporter periplasmic adaptor subunit, with the protein MMPYKMKKTSAGLAMISAMIIALSSCGGSANPNGGAQQPPATYEVFTVTAQPATLHTSYPAVMQGEQTIDIRPKVDGYIEKIYVDEGSVVKKGQLLFKLSAPEYEQTVINSIAAINSAKADINSAEIAVNKTKPLVEKGIISEYELQTDQNTLDTKKAALAQAQTALATAKVNLGYTYVTSPVNGVVGSIPYRLGSLITSATASPLTTVANIGKVYAYFSLNEKQLLDFSRSVKGSTLDEKLKNTPDVNLALADGSAYPEKGRLETISGVLNTSTGSASFRAGFPNPLHLLRSGSSGTVDIPQALTAAILIPQKSAYELQGKYFVYVLDQNNLVKNQEVDIMELTAGQYYVVTGGIKAGDKIVYDGTISLKDSTKITPQSMSADKVYQDLKN; encoded by the coding sequence ATGATGCCTTATAAAATGAAGAAAACCAGTGCCGGACTAGCTATGATTAGCGCGATGATCATTGCTTTAAGCTCCTGCGGCGGCAGCGCTAATCCAAATGGGGGCGCACAGCAACCACCAGCAACCTACGAGGTATTTACCGTTACAGCGCAACCTGCTACGCTGCACACCAGCTATCCTGCAGTAATGCAGGGTGAGCAAACAATAGATATCCGCCCCAAAGTGGATGGCTATATTGAAAAAATATATGTTGATGAAGGCTCGGTAGTTAAAAAAGGACAACTATTGTTCAAACTCAGCGCACCTGAGTATGAGCAAACTGTTATTAATTCCATAGCAGCAATTAACAGCGCAAAGGCAGATATCAACTCAGCAGAAATAGCGGTAAATAAAACCAAGCCGCTGGTTGAAAAAGGCATCATCTCCGAATACGAACTGCAAACAGATCAAAACACCCTCGATACAAAAAAAGCCGCATTGGCACAGGCCCAAACTGCTTTGGCCACTGCCAAGGTAAACCTGGGTTATACATATGTTACCAGCCCGGTAAATGGTGTTGTGGGCTCAATACCTTATCGTTTAGGCAGCCTGATCACCAGTGCAACTGCAAGCCCTTTAACTACTGTAGCCAATATTGGCAAAGTATATGCCTATTTTTCACTAAATGAAAAACAACTGCTGGATTTTTCCCGCTCGGTAAAAGGCAGCACTTTGGATGAAAAGCTGAAAAATACGCCGGATGTAAATTTAGCACTGGCCGATGGTTCAGCATATCCCGAAAAAGGGCGTTTAGAGACAATTAGCGGTGTATTGAATACCAGTACCGGTTCGGCAAGCTTTCGGGCAGGCTTTCCCAATCCACTGCACTTGTTAAGAAGCGGCAGCTCCGGAACTGTAGATATCCCACAGGCATTAACCGCGGCTATTTTGATTCCTCAAAAATCCGCATACGAATTACAGGGTAAATACTTTGTGTATGTGCTCGATCAAAATAACCTGGTGAAGAACCAGGAAGTAGATATCATGGAACTAACCGCAGGACAGTATTATGTAGTTACCGGTGGCATAAAAGCGGGTGATAAGATAGTTTATGATGGTACCATCTCACTAAAGGATTCCACCAAAATTACGCCACAATCCATGAGTGCTGACAAGGTTTACCAGGATCTAAAAAACTAA
- a CDS encoding TetR/AcrR family transcriptional regulator, with product MAVRDTGTEQIIKDTAKQIFFAEGKFNATTQDIAEAAGVSRTVINYYFRSKDILFQQVFREAMADTGAKMNEVLGADMPFKKKVITFIDMFTTELTKYPYKESFLISEINANGFSFPARDPSPGMQQFLKEIKLASDSGEIKKVLPINFMINILSLVAYPLLTRRLFEQMLELNDTNFEKLMQERKNMIIDILFN from the coding sequence ATGGCAGTTAGAGACACCGGCACTGAGCAGATAATTAAGGATACCGCAAAACAGATTTTCTTTGCTGAAGGAAAATTTAATGCGACTACCCAGGATATTGCAGAGGCCGCGGGGGTTAGCAGAACTGTCATCAATTATTATTTCCGGTCTAAGGACATTCTTTTTCAACAAGTATTTCGGGAAGCTATGGCCGATACCGGCGCTAAAATGAACGAGGTATTGGGTGCAGATATGCCTTTCAAGAAAAAGGTGATTACCTTTATTGATATGTTTACTACCGAGTTAACGAAGTATCCTTATAAAGAATCCTTTTTAATAAGCGAAATAAACGCCAATGGATTTAGCTTCCCTGCCAGGGATCCATCACCGGGTATGCAGCAATTTTTAAAGGAGATAAAACTGGCATCTGATAGTGGTGAGATCAAGAAGGTGTTGCCTATTAATTTCATGATCAATATATTATCCCTGGTTGCCTATCCGTTATTAACCCGGCGGCTATTTGAGCAGATGCTTGAACTTAACGATACAAACTTTGAAAAACTGATGCAGGAAAGAAAGAATATGATAATCGATATTCTATTCAACTGA
- a CDS encoding winged helix-turn-helix transcriptional regulator has translation MALPIPGKPVRGSRSGQPIMALFDLLGRNWSMGIIWHLSNGSSTFRQLQVYCESVSPTTLNTRLKELTNAFIIEKTMDGYALTELGRSIYDLLEPMGKLAKEWSVKFQ, from the coding sequence ATGGCATTACCCATTCCAGGCAAACCCGTTCGGGGGTCCAGATCCGGGCAGCCAATAATGGCCCTGTTTGATCTTTTAGGTCGAAATTGGTCTATGGGCATTATTTGGCATTTATCAAATGGTTCAAGCACATTCAGGCAACTTCAGGTTTATTGTGAATCCGTTTCTCCAACAACGCTGAATACACGGCTTAAAGAATTGACAAATGCATTCATCATTGAGAAAACGATGGATGGTTATGCGCTCACAGAACTAGGAAGAAGTATTTATGATCTGCTTGAACCAATGGGAAAGTTGGCAAAAGAATGGTCGGTTAAATTCCAGTAA
- a CDS encoding DinB family protein, with the protein MSAYRKIRKPNAAEYPPYSSIYMDLLKNDDLILDHLEENFYKIKDLIYSLSEEKLLYRYAENKWSIKEILVHLIDDERIFSYRALRYARNDNTPLHGFDENNYTKYAQADQRSLDDIFEEYWAVRRATLLLFQHLPEDSMLRTGGSVDEYGNVFNIRTVRALIYHIAGHELRHIKIIKERYLDLKLDGDVI; encoded by the coding sequence ATGTCTGCTTACAGAAAGATACGCAAACCCAACGCAGCCGAATATCCCCCTTATTCGAGTATCTACATGGATTTATTAAAAAATGATGATTTAATACTCGATCATTTAGAAGAGAATTTTTATAAAATAAAGGACCTGATCTATTCCCTTTCTGAAGAAAAGCTTTTATACAGGTATGCTGAAAATAAATGGAGCATAAAAGAAATATTAGTACACTTAATTGATGACGAAAGGATTTTTTCATACAGGGCTTTGCGGTATGCCAGGAATGACAACACTCCGCTTCATGGATTTGATGAAAATAATTATACCAAATATGCACAAGCCGACCAACGGAGTTTAGATGACATATTTGAAGAATATTGGGCAGTAAGACGTGCTACCCTTTTACTGTTTCAGCATTTGCCTGAGGATTCTATGTTGAGGACTGGCGGCAGTGTTGACGAATACGGAAACGTTTTCAATATAAGGACAGTGAGGGCCTTGATTTATCATATTGCCGGACACGAATTAAGGCATATAAAAATTATTAAGGAGCGGTACCTGGATCTGAAATTGGACGGCGATGTTATTTAA
- a CDS encoding EamA family transporter, which yields MKNKKVFEIPAVPAVLLSIISVQGGAAIAKGIFPILGATSTSCLRIVLSALILLLFNRPNLRNLTTAQWKAVALYGLTLGAMNIVFYMAIARIPLAVGVALEFIGPLALALVGSKRIIDFLWVILAAVGIALIAPWHHNGLNLTGVLLALLAGAFWAAYILLGGRISKMMNANKAVTIGMIFASVVVLPVAIGDGLITHLKPWMLLSGLALALLSSAIPFTLEMSALRKIPAKTFSILMSLEPAVAAISGLIFLHEYLSLYEWIAVALIIIASAGAALTARKATPVAPES from the coding sequence ATGAAAAATAAAAAAGTATTTGAAATTCCGGCAGTGCCCGCAGTACTGCTGTCAATTATCAGTGTGCAGGGTGGTGCCGCAATTGCAAAAGGGATATTTCCGATCCTGGGTGCGACATCTACATCATGCTTAAGAATTGTTTTGTCAGCCCTGATCCTGCTCCTGTTTAACCGGCCCAACCTACGAAACCTGACCACTGCGCAATGGAAAGCAGTTGCCTTATATGGTTTGACTTTGGGTGCGATGAATATTGTTTTTTACATGGCTATAGCCCGTATACCGCTTGCGGTGGGTGTTGCTCTCGAGTTTATCGGTCCTTTGGCGCTGGCTTTAGTAGGCTCTAAACGCATAATAGATTTTTTATGGGTTATTCTCGCAGCAGTAGGGATAGCGCTCATTGCGCCATGGCATCACAATGGTTTAAATCTAACAGGTGTACTGCTGGCCTTGCTTGCCGGCGCATTCTGGGCGGCCTATATTCTGCTGGGCGGCCGTATCTCTAAAATGATGAATGCAAACAAGGCTGTTACCATCGGCATGATCTTCGCCTCTGTAGTTGTATTGCCGGTGGCTATAGGTGACGGATTAATAACCCATTTGAAGCCATGGATGTTGTTATCAGGCCTTGCACTGGCCTTACTTTCCAGTGCCATACCTTTTACTTTGGAGATGAGTGCCTTAAGGAAAATTCCGGCAAAAACTTTTAGCATTTTAATGAGCCTGGAACCGGCTGTGGCTGCGATATCCGGCCTGATTTTCCTGCATGAATACCTTTCATTATACGAATGGATAGCCGTAGCGTTAATTATCATCGCGAGCGCCGGCGCAGCACTAACCGCCAGGAAAGCTACTCCTGTAGCACCGGAGTCCTGA
- a CDS encoding HAMP domain-containing protein has product MRIKKKLFLGFGLLFIVVLVFGAVSLYYIEVISKTASITLKNNYQTLTFTRAMRSVLDEQDLPLNSLAAGTFDLALKKQENNITEHGEREATSGVRYCFGVLTNPSSGLNEQRQAEKKIRSLLTTIDGLNMQAIVSKNDSTHATVNKATLYLGSMVLITFFILFILIAGFPGFILNPLEALIEALQEISRKNYDARLDFKGSEEFARLANAFNTMAVELGTLENASLSKVLAAENRVTKLIEETPDAIIGTNEKAEVLFMNSAAKQIFNLGDHAPGGQPLHILPGQTGLLKEITSNKDPEHILEIKRGGKIVRFQQKNLEINVPNLKIDFDSLQMASYPAGIIYLLKEIHE; this is encoded by the coding sequence ATGAGAATCAAAAAAAAGCTTTTTTTGGGTTTCGGGCTATTATTTATAGTAGTCCTGGTCTTTGGAGCCGTTTCCCTGTATTATATCGAAGTCATCTCCAAAACCGCCAGCATCACCTTAAAAAATAATTACCAGACATTAACTTTTACGCGGGCGATGCGCTCGGTATTGGATGAGCAGGATCTGCCGCTGAATTCCCTTGCAGCTGGAACATTTGATCTGGCTCTTAAAAAACAGGAAAATAATATTACCGAACATGGGGAGCGGGAGGCTACAAGTGGTGTGCGTTACTGTTTTGGCGTGCTGACGAACCCATCATCAGGTTTAAATGAACAACGCCAGGCAGAAAAAAAGATCCGGTCCCTGCTCACCACGATCGATGGATTAAACATGCAGGCGATTGTTTCTAAAAATGATAGCACGCATGCAACCGTCAACAAGGCAACCCTTTACCTGGGTAGCATGGTATTAATTACTTTTTTTATTCTTTTCATTTTGATTGCCGGTTTCCCCGGCTTTATACTTAATCCGCTGGAGGCATTGATAGAGGCTTTGCAGGAGATAAGCCGGAAAAATTATGATGCCCGTCTGGATTTCAAGGGGAGTGAAGAGTTTGCCCGGCTTGCCAATGCTTTTAATACTATGGCGGTTGAGCTTGGTACGCTGGAAAACGCAAGCCTCAGTAAAGTTTTAGCGGCCGAGAACCGGGTAACAAAGCTTATAGAGGAAACGCCGGATGCCATTATCGGTACCAATGAAAAGGCGGAAGTTCTATTTATGAATTCGGCAGCTAAACAAATCTTCAACCTGGGCGATCATGCCCCTGGCGGTCAGCCCCTGCATATATTACCCGGGCAAACCGGTTTACTGAAAGAGATCACATCGAACAAAGACCCTGAGCATATCCTTGAAATTAAACGCGGGGGGAAAATTGTCCGCTTTCAGCAAAAAAACCTGGAAATTAACGTACCTAATTTAAAAATCGACTTTGATTCATTACAGATGGCAAGCTACCCGGCGGGCATAATTTACCTGTTGAAGGAAATTCATGAATAG
- a CDS encoding 3-oxoacyl-ACP synthase III family protein has translation MSVQTYSIIVASGSYIPTVTVKNADFLDHTFFDRNGVALSKANEVVISQLEQITGIRERRYVIDDLVTSDIAFFAAQSALESGGIDAESLDYIIVAHNFGDVTSKNLVSDMVPALASRVKHRLGIVNPQTVAYDLPFGCAGWLQGMIQADGYLRSGNAKKVLVIGAETLSRISDPHDRDCMIFADGAGAVVLAAKESAVPIGILAHHAETIADELVYALKMGASNKPGFGDNRLFLKMSGHKLYEQVLKVVPGVIKKCIEKANLSLTDISKVLIHQANNKMDEAILKLLFELCETKSIPFEIMPMTISWLGNSSVATLPTLYDLINKAQMPGHSFNKNETILFAAVGAGVNVNAVVYRNFE, from the coding sequence ATGTCTGTTCAAACGTATTCCATCATCGTAGCCAGTGGTAGCTATATCCCAACAGTTACCGTAAAAAATGCCGATTTTTTAGATCATACCTTTTTTGACAGGAATGGCGTGGCCTTATCCAAAGCAAACGAAGTGGTCATTTCACAGCTGGAACAAATAACGGGTATTCGTGAAAGAAGATATGTTATTGATGACCTGGTTACATCTGATATCGCTTTTTTTGCAGCTCAGAGTGCATTAGAGTCTGGGGGGATTGATGCAGAGTCGCTCGATTATATCATTGTGGCACATAATTTTGGCGATGTTACTTCCAAAAACCTGGTGAGCGATATGGTGCCGGCTTTGGCTTCAAGGGTAAAGCACCGCCTGGGTATTGTTAACCCTCAAACCGTTGCCTATGATCTTCCATTTGGTTGTGCAGGCTGGTTACAGGGTATGATACAGGCCGATGGTTACCTGCGTTCAGGAAACGCAAAAAAAGTATTGGTTATTGGGGCTGAAACGCTCTCGAGGATAAGCGATCCGCATGACAGGGACTGTATGATATTTGCGGATGGTGCCGGAGCAGTTGTGCTAGCTGCTAAGGAAAGTGCAGTGCCAATAGGTATACTGGCCCATCACGCGGAAACAATTGCCGACGAATTGGTTTACGCTTTAAAAATGGGTGCCTCCAATAAACCGGGGTTCGGCGATAACCGGCTTTTTTTAAAAATGAGCGGGCATAAATTATATGAGCAGGTACTAAAAGTAGTGCCCGGCGTCATAAAAAAATGTATTGAAAAAGCTAATTTATCTTTAACAGATATCAGCAAAGTGCTCATCCATCAGGCCAATAATAAAATGGATGAGGCAATTTTGAAACTCTTGTTTGAGCTCTGCGAAACTAAGAGTATCCCTTTTGAGATTATGCCGATGACGATATCATGGTTGGGCAATAGTTCCGTAGCCACCTTACCAACTTTATACGACCTGATTAATAAAGCGCAAATGCCGGGCCATAGCTTTAATAAAAACGAAACCATTTTATTTGCCGCCGTAGGTGCCGGAGTTAATGTTAACGCCGTTGTTTATAGAAACTTCGAATAG